ATTTCCGCCTGGGACAAGGCGTGTGGGTTCATTCCGCTTTCAATTCCAGTTACGGGGCCATGTATTTCGGCAGGCCCAAGATCCGTTCGGCCAAGACCAACGATATCACCGATATCAGTCTTGTCGGTGACGTGTTCGGCGTCCATGCCTATAACGACGCCAAGGCCGAGGTCTGGATCGCCCCCGCGGGCCTGCAACGCGGCCGGATCCCCAACACTCTGGGCGTCCACTACAACGTGGGCACCCCGGGACGATCCAGCGAGATGGACGACCTGGTAAACAACCAGATCAGCCCAATCGTGGATTTCTCGGATGAAGGTACCGTGATCTGGGGCGAACAAACCCTGCAACGGGCACCCAGCGCGCTCCAATCGCTTCATATCCGCAGACTGCTCATCTACATGAGGAAGGCTCTTCTCAAGATCAACCGGATCTATCTCTTCGAACCGAATGACCCCATCACCTGGCGTCGGGTTTTCAACCTGATCAATCCATGGATGGAAGACCTCCTGAAACGGCGGGCGTTCTACGAATACCTGATCCAATGCGACCAGGACGCCAAAAGCATCAATGATGCGATCCTGAACACGCCGGAGAGAATCGACCGCGGGGAATTCGTTTGCAGGCTCTTCATCAAGCCGACCCGCACGCTCAAATATTTCGGGATCGAAGCGGTGATCACGAAGTCAAACGCGAACTTCAAAGAGCTTTTGGATATTAGGCTGTAGCATTCGGCAAAAAAACGCTTTCCTTATATCGTAGATTAACGATATAAGGCATCATGTCGAAACGACAAACGAAGCCGTGTTGCCCTGAAGAACCGATCGCCGAATTCGAAAAAGAACTTCCCGGAAATCGTAAATGGGAAGAAGTCCTCGCCCG
The genomic region above belongs to Deltaproteobacteria bacterium and contains:
- a CDS encoding phage tail protein; this encodes FRLGQGVWVHSAFNSSYGAMYFGRPKIRSAKTNDITDISLVGDVFGVHAYNDAKAEVWIAPAGLQRGRIPNTLGVHYNVGTPGRSSEMDDLVNNQISPIVDFSDEGTVIWGEQTLQRAPSALQSLHIRRLLIYMRKALLKINRIYLFEPNDPITWRRVFNLINPWMEDLLKRRAFYEYLIQCDQDAKSINDAILNTPERIDRGEFVCRLFIKPTRTLKYFGIEAVITKSNANFKELLDIRL